The following proteins are encoded in a genomic region of Thermocrinis sp.:
- a CDS encoding aldehyde dehydrogenase family protein translates to MEKELILGGQKVKTNNIVEVKYPYTQETVARVHFATEEQALQAVEIAQQGAKEMAKLTPYERYAFLMRAAELLQKRSEEFAKTLVLEVGKTIREARTEVQRAIQTLLFSAEEARRIGGEVIPIAAHPNGKGKFGFYVREPVGIVSAITPFNFPLNLSMHKVAPALASGNAVILKPSERTPLTPLMLGELLLEAGFPPFAISVLPGFGDVGKVITTHPDVRVVSFTGSRKVGEIIAKQCGIKKLVLELGSNSAIVVHKDADIERAVQKTVQGGYAIAGQVCISVQRVFVHESIFEEFLEKLSSEVESLKVGDPMDESTDVGPMISISEVERIQSWIDEALQHGSKLITGGVFCGDRVSSVLVPTVVSLVPPHAKLFREEAFAPVVVVNPYSSVEEAINMVNDSDYGLQVGVFTRDLDTAWKFINGIKAGGVLINEGPNFRADHMPYGGVKFSGVGREGPKYAIEDYTEVKMVIFNIDG, encoded by the coding sequence ATGGAAAAGGAACTCATACTTGGCGGTCAAAAGGTCAAAACAAACAACATAGTAGAAGTTAAGTATCCATACACTCAGGAGACTGTTGCAAGGGTGCACTTTGCCACTGAAGAGCAAGCCCTGCAGGCCGTTGAGATTGCACAGCAGGGAGCAAAGGAAATGGCAAAGCTTACTCCTTACGAAAGGTATGCCTTTTTGATGAGGGCGGCAGAGCTTCTTCAGAAGAGAAGCGAAGAGTTTGCAAAGACTTTGGTTTTAGAGGTTGGGAAAACTATAAGGGAGGCAAGAACGGAAGTTCAAAGGGCAATACAGACTTTGCTCTTTTCTGCTGAAGAGGCAAGAAGGATTGGCGGAGAAGTAATTCCCATAGCTGCCCATCCTAACGGAAAGGGAAAGTTTGGATTTTATGTAAGGGAGCCTGTGGGAATAGTAAGTGCCATAACACCCTTTAACTTTCCTTTGAATCTTTCCATGCATAAGGTTGCTCCAGCCTTAGCTTCTGGGAATGCGGTTATATTAAAACCATCAGAAAGAACACCCCTTACACCTTTGATGCTGGGAGAACTGCTTTTAGAAGCAGGTTTTCCACCCTTTGCCATATCCGTGCTCCCAGGGTTCGGAGATGTAGGTAAGGTCATAACCACACATCCCGACGTGAGGGTAGTTTCCTTTACAGGAAGCAGAAAAGTAGGAGAGATAATAGCTAAGCAGTGTGGTATAAAAAAGCTGGTTCTTGAGCTTGGTTCAAACTCAGCGATAGTAGTTCATAAAGACGCTGACATTGAAAGGGCGGTGCAAAAGACAGTGCAGGGAGGCTATGCCATAGCGGGGCAGGTTTGTATATCTGTCCAAAGGGTCTTTGTGCATGAGTCTATATTTGAGGAGTTTTTAGAAAAGCTTTCTTCTGAGGTGGAAAGTTTAAAGGTCGGGGATCCAATGGATGAGAGTACAGACGTGGGTCCCATGATATCCATAAGCGAGGTGGAAAGGATCCAAAGTTGGATAGACGAAGCGTTGCAGCATGGGTCAAAGCTGATTACTGGAGGAGTGTTCTGTGGTGATAGGGTATCTTCTGTGTTGGTTCCAACCGTAGTTAGCTTGGTGCCACCGCATGCGAAACTCTTCAGAGAAGAGGCCTTTGCTCCCGTGGTGGTGGTAAATCCATACAGTAGCGTTGAGGAGGCTATTAACATGGTAAATGATTCAGATTACGGTTTGCAGGTAGGGGTATTTACAAGGGACTTGGACACTGCTTGGAAATTTATAAATGGAATAAAGGCTGGTGGGGTGCTGATAAACGAGGGTCCTAACTTTAGAGCAGACCACATGCCATACGGAGGTGTGAAGTTCTCAGGCGTGGGTAGAGAAGGACCAAAATACGCCATAGAAGACTATACGGAAGTAAAGATGGTTATATTTAACATAGATGGTTGA
- a CDS encoding class II aldolase/adducin family protein, with amino-acid sequence MFYYKAKLVKIGELLYKEGLVDARAGNLSVRLRDRAIITRTGSHLGNLSFEDLIELQLYQKHTLEDRASSEWIVHREIYLQTSHKAVVHAHPLYTVFLSNYYSRIEPKDSEGKAILGAVEVIPDYPSGSEELAGAVAQGLKTSKILVVKNHGVFSAAQTLTQAYSLISVLERSCRYLWNINLIERGTTL; translated from the coding sequence GTGTTTTACTACAAGGCAAAGTTGGTAAAGATAGGGGAGTTGTTGTACAAAGAAGGCTTGGTGGATGCAAGGGCGGGCAACCTTTCTGTAAGGCTGAGGGATAGGGCTATAATAACAAGAACTGGCTCCCACCTTGGGAACTTAAGCTTTGAAGACTTAATTGAGCTACAGCTTTATCAAAAACATACACTTGAAGACAGGGCATCTTCTGAGTGGATAGTGCATAGAGAAATCTACCTACAGACTTCTCACAAAGCGGTAGTCCATGCCCATCCCCTCTATACAGTTTTTCTTTCAAATTACTACTCCAGAATAGAACCAAAAGACTCAGAGGGCAAAGCCATCTTAGGTGCGGTGGAGGTTATTCCAGACTATCCCTCCGGTAGCGAAGAACTTGCCGGAGCAGTGGCGCAGGGATTAAAAACGTCTAAGATTTTGGTAGTGAAAAACCACGGAGTTTTTAGCGCGGCTCAAACTCTCACGCAGGCTTACAGTCTAATTTCCGTGCTCGAAAGGTCCTGCAGATATTTATGGAACATCAATTTGATTGAAAGAGGCACTACATTATAA
- a CDS encoding YchF/TatD family DNA exonuclease, with the protein MIDTHCHLDLLKKEDYEETIRDSSLEYLITIGYDRKTVENALRISNQVDKVYCAIGFHPHEADKVKDQDLEWLKNLAANHPKVKALGEMGLDFYKDYSDRKRQEDVFRKQIQIARELGLPIVVHSRDAEEETYRILKEEKAYEVGGVMHCFTGSYEFMKKCVDLGFYISYSGIITYPNAHSLREVVKRTPTQRVLIETDSPFLAPQPVRGKPNKPSYIWYVAETLAQIIPNTNLEDVDRMTSENAKLIFNIGNNEKKESITYVINNKLYINLTNKCNLHCVFCQRERERNFMVKGYWVWVSRDPSVEEVIREIGDPKKYDEIVFCGYGEPTLRFSALKEIASWVKSQGGKVRVDTNGLLFTFMPKDSLKQLKGLVDVWSVSLNAPDKETYNKVCKPAQPNAFETVIEFIKEAKKLGFEVIATAVDFPGVDMKKTEELAKSLGAKWRARIYESIG; encoded by the coding sequence ATGATAGACACGCACTGCCATTTAGATTTGTTGAAGAAGGAAGATTACGAAGAGACCATAAGGGATAGCTCGTTGGAATACCTGATAACCATCGGCTACGATAGGAAGACCGTTGAAAATGCCCTTAGGATATCAAATCAAGTGGATAAAGTATATTGTGCAATAGGCTTTCATCCACACGAAGCGGATAAGGTCAAAGACCAAGACCTTGAATGGCTCAAAAACTTAGCGGCCAATCATCCAAAGGTTAAGGCTTTGGGTGAGATGGGCTTGGATTTTTACAAAGACTATTCAGATAGAAAAAGGCAAGAAGATGTTTTTAGAAAACAGATCCAAATAGCAAGGGAGTTGGGCCTTCCTATAGTGGTTCATTCAAGAGACGCAGAGGAAGAAACTTACAGAATACTAAAGGAAGAGAAAGCTTACGAAGTGGGCGGAGTTATGCACTGCTTTACTGGAAGCTACGAATTCATGAAAAAGTGCGTAGACCTTGGCTTTTACATATCTTACTCTGGCATCATCACCTATCCCAACGCCCACTCACTCAGAGAAGTGGTCAAGAGAACGCCAACACAGAGAGTGCTCATAGAAACCGATAGCCCTTTCCTTGCACCGCAACCAGTAAGAGGGAAGCCAAATAAACCCTCTTACATTTGGTACGTTGCAGAAACTTTAGCTCAGATCATACCCAACACTAACTTGGAAGACGTAGACCGTATGACCTCTGAAAATGCAAAGCTCATCTTTAACATAGGCAATAACGAAAAAAAAGAGTCTATAACATACGTCATAAATAACAAGCTATACATCAACCTTACGAACAAGTGTAACCTTCACTGTGTGTTTTGCCAAAGGGAAAGAGAGAGAAATTTCATGGTAAAAGGCTATTGGGTTTGGGTTTCCAGAGATCCCTCTGTGGAAGAGGTAATAAGAGAAATAGGAGATCCAAAGAAATACGACGAGATAGTGTTCTGTGGTTATGGAGAGCCTACTCTAAGGTTCTCTGCATTGAAAGAGATAGCAAGTTGGGTAAAATCGCAGGGCGGTAAAGTGAGAGTGGATACCAACGGCCTTTTATTTACCTTCATGCCAAAAGACAGCTTAAAACAGCTGAAAGGCTTGGTGGACGTTTGGTCTGTGAGCTTGAACGCTCCTGACAAAGAAACCTACAACAAAGTATGCAAACCAGCACAACCCAATGCCTTTGAAACGGTAATAGAATTTATAAAGGAGGCTAAGAAGCTGGGCTTTGAAGTAATCGCCACTGCGGTGGATTTTCCAGGTGTTGATATGAAAAAGACAGAGGAGCTTGCCAAAAGTTTAGGTGCTAAGTGGAGGGCAAGAATATACGAGTCTATTGGATGA
- a CDS encoding histidine phosphatase family protein has product MKKLIYLVRHAQSEFNEKGIFQGRLDSDLTPLGFVQARMCAEFLKDKGIQLIISSPQRRAYKTAQTISDLLQIPLQIDERIREMSFGVFEGRHFWTLVEENRDTFLNWLKDPVTHPLPTQENMGEFENRVKHFLKDLINLSQERLCVVAHGGTLHAIICLTVGLSLNNLWNIHMDNTGISLLEFDGERFHLRLLNSLCHLKL; this is encoded by the coding sequence ATGAAAAAGCTCATATATCTTGTTAGACACGCCCAAAGTGAATTTAACGAAAAGGGAATCTTTCAAGGTAGGCTCGATAGCGACCTAACTCCTTTAGGTTTTGTTCAAGCAAGAATGTGCGCAGAGTTTCTAAAAGACAAGGGAATACAGCTAATAATCAGCTCTCCCCAAAGAAGGGCATACAAAACTGCACAGACCATAAGCGACCTTCTTCAAATTCCTCTTCAGATTGACGAGAGAATAAGAGAGATGTCCTTTGGTGTCTTTGAGGGTAGGCACTTTTGGACTTTGGTAGAAGAGAATAGAGACACCTTCTTAAACTGGTTAAAAGATCCAGTAACTCATCCTTTGCCAACGCAAGAGAACATGGGGGAGTTTGAAAACAGAGTTAAACACTTTTTGAAAGACCTTATCAACTTATCACAGGAAAGGCTGTGTGTGGTAGCTCATGGTGGCACCTTGCATGCTATCATATGCCTGACTGTTGGATTGAGCCTGAATAACTTATGGAATATTCACATGGACAATACAGGGATAAGCCTTTTGGAATTTGACGGAGAGAGATTCCATCTGCGCTTGCTAAACAGCCTTTGCCATTTAAAACTATGA
- the metG gene encoding methionine--tRNA ligase, whose protein sequence is MMKFYVTTPIYYVNDVPHVGHAYTTIAADAIARFYRLRGYDVFFLTGTDEHGLKIQKSAEEKGLSPKELADLNSENFKRLWEFLNISYDHFIRTTDPYHVKLAQEVFVKSYEAGDIYLGEYEGWYCVGCEEFKSESELLEGNRCPIHLKPCEYLKEPSYFFKLSKYQKAIEELLEKESNFVLPSYRKNEVLSFLKQGLKDLSVTRPKSRVRWGIPVPFDQEHTIYVWFDALFNYLSAVYERMEFWPPDLHLVGKDILRFHAIYWPAFLISVGYELPRTIFAHGWWKVEGQKMSKSLGNVISPYDLVEEYGLDEIRYFLLREVPFGQDGDITKEALKNRIVGELSNEIGNLYSRVLAMAVKHLGGRVAGDKDPEYLSFCTDVVESYERFMREIDFYHALEEVLRLSSFLNKYVDSKAPWNLAKTDEEALKKVLYTLMDGLFVIAYLLNPFMPTKTALVFENFQIEKLPKEIKPYTFSSYFTKGKLILFPKRA, encoded by the coding sequence ATGATGAAGTTCTATGTCACAACACCAATATACTATGTTAACGATGTTCCGCACGTAGGTCATGCATACACGACCATAGCAGCGGATGCCATAGCACGCTTTTACAGGCTCAGAGGTTATGATGTTTTCTTCCTAACTGGAACGGACGAGCACGGTCTAAAGATACAGAAATCAGCGGAGGAAAAGGGATTATCCCCAAAAGAGCTGGCAGATCTAAACTCAGAGAACTTCAAAAGGCTATGGGAATTTCTCAACATAAGCTACGACCACTTTATCCGCACTACAGATCCTTATCACGTCAAGCTTGCACAAGAGGTGTTTGTAAAGAGCTACGAGGCGGGAGACATCTACTTAGGAGAATACGAAGGTTGGTATTGTGTTGGATGTGAGGAATTCAAGTCAGAAAGCGAGCTTTTGGAAGGAAACAGGTGTCCGATACATCTAAAGCCCTGCGAATACTTAAAAGAGCCTTCTTACTTTTTTAAGCTTTCCAAGTATCAAAAGGCTATAGAAGAGCTGTTAGAGAAAGAGTCCAATTTTGTGCTTCCTTCCTACAGGAAAAATGAGGTTCTCAGCTTTTTAAAGCAGGGCCTAAAGGATCTTTCGGTTACTAGGCCAAAAAGTAGGGTAAGGTGGGGCATTCCCGTGCCCTTTGACCAAGAGCACACCATATACGTCTGGTTTGATGCTCTTTTTAACTATCTTTCGGCGGTGTATGAAAGGATGGAATTTTGGCCACCAGATCTTCATTTGGTAGGAAAGGACATACTAAGATTTCATGCGATCTATTGGCCAGCCTTTCTGATTTCCGTAGGATACGAGCTGCCAAGAACCATATTTGCCCACGGCTGGTGGAAGGTAGAAGGTCAGAAGATGTCCAAATCCTTGGGTAATGTAATAAGTCCCTACGATCTGGTAGAAGAATACGGTTTGGACGAGATAAGGTATTTCCTTTTAAGGGAAGTGCCCTTCGGGCAAGATGGGGATATAACAAAGGAAGCTTTAAAAAACCGAATAGTTGGAGAGCTCTCCAACGAAATAGGCAACCTCTACAGCAGGGTTTTGGCTATGGCTGTCAAACACTTAGGAGGAAGGGTTGCGGGTGATAAAGATCCGGAGTACCTCAGCTTTTGCACCGATGTTGTAGAAAGCTACGAGAGGTTTATGAGGGAGATAGACTTTTACCATGCGTTGGAGGAAGTTCTTAGGCTTTCCTCCTTTTTGAACAAATACGTAGATAGCAAAGCACCCTGGAACCTGGCAAAGACTGACGAGGAAGCCCTTAAAAAAGTTTTATACACTTTGATGGATGGGCTTTTTGTAATAGCCTACCTTCTAAATCCTTTTATGCCCACAAAAACAGCGCTCGTGTTTGAAAACTTCCAAATTGAAAAGTTACCAAAGGAGATTAAACCATACACATTCAGCTCCTACTTTACAAAGGGTAAGCTTATACTTTTTCCTAAGAGAGCATGA